tctctcaactggAGTTTGAGGGGGAGTAGAATGGTGGACTCAGCACCAGAAAACCCTATTTTCTTCGCGCCTCCTCCGCCGTCGCCCGGAGATCCTCCGCTGCCACTTCAGCTTCAATCAGCTCCACTTTCTCCTCCTGCTCCTCCAACTGCTGGGCTGTCGTTCCCCAGACCGGCGATCAGAGTAACCTCTGAGTTTGACAGCGACAGCTCCGTCTTCTTCCACAAAATCTCCTGCAAGCTCTTCGACAGCCTCGCCAAGCTCAAGCTCAAGCTTTCCTTTCAGAATAACGATAAAGGTGAGGTATTTGAGCCCCAGGTGGCCCTCATCTCTAAGCACCTCTCACTTCACTACGACCTCCAAGACCACAACGCTCTTATCAAAGGCTCCTTTGAGGTCGCTGATACCTTGCACTTCAAAGCCGCTCACGATGTTAAGGTTCTCCCCCTCCACCCCACTTTCTACGGGTCAATTTTCCTTATTCGGTCCATTTTGCTTCTTGTATTGCTTAATGCTCATATTTAATTTACCCCAAAGATAATTTGTATGatttgtggattttttttttatagaaaaagaaatttcacTGGGAGAAAACAATGTGCTAGTAGAACAATAAATTACCAAAGAAATTGAAatcaataataagaaaaaaaattggtgAAATCAAATCAACAGTGCTACACAATCATTCTGAAAACCTGCAATGTGAATCCCTTCAAAGCAGCCAGATGAGAAAGCCCAGCTTGACGCAAGAAACTCAATTTTATCTGAAAGTAATGGTAGAATCAATGACTGCCCATTGAAAATAGGAGCATTTCTTTCCAGTAAAAAATGCACAAGTCTACAATCTCCTAGCATCCTTATTCATATCATATCCTCTAATAAATGAATTAAGATATTCACCAACTAATCCAAATGCACAAAAACTTATTTATGGCTTGTTAATTTGCTTGAGCAATTCATATAGTGTAAATAAAACATAATTGCAGGAGAACTTTTTTGTATGATTGGATATTTTTTGGTTTGGGCAAAATACACTTGCGTGCCTTGAGATTTATCAACAAGACATGAACTTCTGCTTACACTCAAAAAATGACACTGACCTCCCTTAACATATAAATGTGTGACACTTATACTCCCTCTTTTAGTTGATAatctcttataaaaacaaaataaagttgATCTATTGTCTTTCTTTGGAACTGAGGTCTAAATTGTGAAGATACTTGAAGCATTGAAGACAAATAGCAAATACGTGAtacatttttttctaaaattatcCATTTCTTCATGCATGTGTGACAGAGCCTACTTTGCATTGGCCAACACTATTATtgtcaaaactcatccaagaacaTATAACATTTTTGGACATTAGGCCTTCTCAACTTACCATTTTCTGAGGTTAAATTtgttattaagaaaaatatatcaaGCTGGCATTAGATGTAACTTGCAAACGGGGCATAAATTTTATTCTATTTAAGCATCAGAATACTATAGCATGCTAGTGTGATTAATGTTAGAGGTGGTTCCTGTCTTTTTGTTGGATCTGATGCATGGTTCTCCGTTAGCACTTTGTTTGATGCTTGTAAAGATTGATATATCTCCTTTTTTTATGCCTCTGGATTCAATTTGAACTGCTTTGTTCtcatttgatggtttttatgaaatgaattctCTCTGTTTtccagttacaacaaggagaggTGGCAATGGTTGCAAACCTTGCAGATCCTGCCTATAAATTTGAACTATCATCTGCTGTTCCAGCAATTGGTTTGGTGAGTATGATTTCATGTATGTTTAACATGATTAGATATTCATTTTCAGCCAGTTTTGTGGTGTTAGTGCCACAGGGCACACCTTTATCTTTGTTCACGTGCCTTCAATCATGGAGGCTGTGCCTTGAGTGGCATAATTTTCAACTGCTGATAGGTAGTAGTGCTTCtgtattaattttgttttatgtTACTCAAAAAGATTGTGGTGTTTTTTCATCATTTTATTCTCTTTCTGGTACTGCAGCCGAGAGCAACATTTAGATTTCCCCTTGGTGAAGTTTCATTGGAGGagaaagaggaggaggaggaggaagttaAGAGAATGTTGTCCATAAATGGGATTGTTAAAAGTCAAATTATGAATGGCATGTGCACTGCTCAATACAAGGATGAAAATTTAAATCTAAGATACTCTTACAAGGTGGGTTTTCCTAGCATTTTTCtcatgaaattattttttgttgtgtCTTACCATTGGTTCAGAGTCTTCAGACTATTCCAAACTGAAGTCATTTTGACTGCAGATGGTGGCATGATAAAAGGCCTTTTTTTGTGGTTTAATATGAGGTCAACACCTTGGGTTTGGGATCACCTAAGCCCAGAGGTGGGGGGCTATCGCGGCCTGGGTGAGGGTGGCCTATGACTGGGCTCAACCCTGCTAGTggcatttgtacatgccatatcAGAAAGATTCTGGCTGTGAAACATGGGTGCATGGCATTTTCCTTTTCATTAATGCTTTCTGTTGTAAAAGCCAAGTTTCTTTTTTGGCTGACTCAACCATAAGTATTATGTCAAACACTAGAATTATTCTCTGATTGGCATCATATGGTTCTGCCAATGTGAATTACTTCTGTGTGTTTTGAAATATGAGGCTAAAAGTTTTTAATTTTAATGCAGGACAGGGAAATGTCATTCATCCCAAGCATTTCTTTGCCTTCTAATTCCTTATCATTTGCATTCAAGCGTCAATTCAGCCCTTCAGACAAGTTGAGGTAAGCATCCTCTCCCTCTTCCTCTCTCTCATGGTTCGTGATTCATTGGATTGCTCATATGTTCATCTTCTAGTTGTTTATTGTAATTGGTCACAGATGGCACTTGTGGACACAAGCTATTCTGTGCTAGGGGACCactgtatatttataaaatattttattaaaggGTTCAAAAGTAATGCATGTATCAAGACATTTGCATCTCTGACTCTTTAATGTTCATTTCTGCTGCAAGCAAGGTATTACATTTAAAGTTCAGCTAAAATTTAGGGGCTTCAGAAgtttggaaatttcaatttcaatttcagttTTAAAAAATGATGGATAAATGCAGGGAATTTTTTATAGAACACTAGATATTGTTAGTGAACATAATAATGCGAGATTAGggttcaaatattataaataaaatacatgaATGATTGGAATGTGGTGTATAAGGTGCAATAACTATAAGATAAGAACAATATTAAAAGGGGTTTTTTGGGATAATGTCTCTgtagtttaattaatttattattatttttattttttctttatttaggAATTCATGTCCTCGCATACATTATAATTTAtctctctcttaatatatcttcttcatttataaaaaaaatgatattctTAAATCTGTTAAATATTTGTTTTCGTGCAAAGAAGATTAATTTAAACGTAAAAGGTTGAATAAAATGTTATAGCTAATATCTAAGTTCAATTTTGCATAAAATTGTGGTAGTTTGAAAACTATCATTCATATCATTCTTGTAATGAtctttattttcaaggaaaaagaaCAACAATTTTagcaaaaaattttcaatttgagctTTGAATCTCAAATTTCAATTCTGAGGCAATTTTGTTCCATAGataaaaattttaacaaatttcATTGAAATTTCAAGATCATGGATGATTcattgaaaatttggaagaaATTTAGATCATCATGTGGAAATGTAATACCATAGCTTCAAGCATGTCTCTCCTAAAGCGATGGGAAGAAGGAAGAACATACACGTTGTTCATTTTATTAGGGTTTCAGGTGCACTCTAATCCCAACTTAATTCATTACCATTAATCAAGAAAAGTATATGAAATGGTTGAATAAAGTAGTGATTGAGCAACAAACGTGGGCATTGTGCGTCTGTGACAATTGTTGATGTATGATGTAGTGAAGTAGAGGAACCTAGAACGTTGGGTGATTGTGGGCATATGAAAATATTCAATAACATGCCCAAA
This genomic stretch from Malania oleifera isolate guangnan ecotype guangnan chromosome 3, ASM2987363v1, whole genome shotgun sequence harbors:
- the LOC131150398 gene encoding outer envelope pore protein 37, chloroplastic, with translation MVDSAPENPIFFAPPPPSPGDPPLPLQLQSAPLSPPAPPTAGLSFPRPAIRVTSEFDSDSSVFFHKISCKLFDSLAKLKLKLSFQNNDKGEVFEPQVALISKHLSLHYDLQDHNALIKGSFEVADTLHFKAAHDVKLQQGEVAMVANLADPAYKFELSSAVPAIGLPRATFRFPLGEVSLEEKEEEEEEVKRMLSINGIVKSQIMNGMCTAQYKDENLNLRYSYKDREMSFIPSISLPSNSLSFAFKRQFSPSDKLSYWYNFESNYWSTVYKHTVGKDYKLKLGYDSEVRLGWASLWVGDEEGKAKMAPMKMKVQIMLQVPQDDISSSVFMFRVKKRWDI